The following are from one region of the Magallana gigas chromosome 6, xbMagGiga1.1, whole genome shotgun sequence genome:
- the LOC105342790 gene encoding vesicle transport through interaction with t-SNAREs homolog 1B gives MSSEKFESLDDDFTSILDSLRERIERKIPNYTGEERKTAVRHAERNMEEANIILQEMEEEAKVAPMSYRTQMLSQLRNYRRDIDQLSRALKRGTASGFGGSESYGFERNDRVEASQRAKLMEGTQILNRTTDSIARSHQISAETDQIGVETIDELGRQREVLERTRDRLVDTDTNLSRSRKILKTMAMRVMTNKMILIVVILIELAILGIVIWWKFFK, from the exons ATGTCTTCAGAAAAGTTTGAGTCTTTGGATGACGACTTTACGTCGATTTTGGACAGTTTAAGAGAAAGAATAGagagaaaaattccaaattatACTGGTG aggAAAGAAAAACAGCTGTTCGACATGCAGAAAGAAATATGGAAGAAGCGAACATTATA CTCCAAGAAATGGAAGAAGAGGCCAAAGTAGCACCTATGTCATATAGAACACAAATGTTAAGTCAATTGCGTAACTATCGCAGAGATATTGATCAACTAAGCAGAGCTCTG AAAAGAGGGACTGCTTCAGGTTTTGGTGGATCTGAATCCTATGGATTTGAAAGAAATGAC AGAGTTGAAGCCTCACAGAGAGCTAAACTGATGGAGGGCACACAGATATTGAACCGAACAACGGATAGCATAGCACGGTCCCACCAGATCTCAGCAGAAACGGACCAGATAGGAGTAGAAACAATTGATGAACTCGGGCGACAGAGAGAAGTTCTAGAAAGGACCAGAGACAGG ctGGTTGATACCGACACAAACCTCAGTCGAAGTCGGAAGATCCTGAAAACAATGGCCATGAG GGTGATGACCAACAAGATGATTCTGATTGTAGTGATCCTTATAGAACTTGCTATTCTTGGAATAGTGATATGGTGGAAGTTTTTCAAATAA